In Bacillus cereus ATCC 14579, a single window of DNA contains:
- the argR gene encoding arginine repressor ArgR: MNKGQRHIKIREIIANKEIETQDELVDILRNEGFNVTQATVSRDIKELHLVKVPLHDGRYKYSLPADQRFNPLQKLKRNLVDSFVKLDTAGHMLVLKTLPGNAHSLGALIDHLEWDEIIGTICGDDTCLIICRTPDDTGVVSDRFLNML; this comes from the coding sequence ATGAATAAAGGTCAGCGCCATATTAAAATCAGGGAAATTATTGCAAACAAAGAAATTGAAACACAAGATGAATTAGTTGATATTTTACGTAATGAGGGATTTAATGTAACGCAAGCAACAGTATCGCGCGATATTAAAGAACTGCACTTAGTGAAGGTGCCATTACATGATGGGCGCTATAAATATAGCTTGCCAGCAGATCAACGATTTAACCCGTTACAAAAATTAAAACGAAATCTAGTGGATTCATTTGTAAAATTAGACACGGCAGGACATATGCTTGTGCTAAAAACATTGCCTGGTAACGCTCATTCACTTGGAGCACTTATTGATCATTTAGAGTGGGATGAGATCATCGGAACCATCTGTGGTGATGATACTTGCTTAATTATTTGCCGTACACCTGACGATACAGGTGTTGTCTCTGATCGTTTCTTAAATATGTTGTAA
- the folD gene encoding bifunctional methylenetetrahydrofolate dehydrogenase/methenyltetrahydrofolate cyclohydrolase FolD, translating to MVAVIIKGNEVAEKKRAQLTEEVVKLKEQGIVPGLAVILVGEDPASRSYVKGKEKGCEQVGIYSELIELPETITEERLLAEIDRLNGDDRINGILVQLPLPKHIEEKAIIERISPEKDVDGFHPISVGRMMTGQDTFLPCTPHGIVELVKETNLDISGKHVVVIGRSNIVGKPVGQLFLNENATVTYCHSKTQNMKELSKLADILIVAVGRPKMITADYIKEGAVVIDVGVNRLETGKLCGDVDFDNVLDVAGYITPVPKGVGPMTITMLLHNTVESAKRAGVVCK from the coding sequence ATGGTAGCAGTAATCATCAAAGGAAATGAAGTTGCGGAGAAAAAACGAGCACAATTAACAGAAGAAGTTGTGAAGTTGAAAGAGCAAGGTATTGTACCAGGATTAGCAGTTATTTTAGTTGGAGAAGATCCAGCATCTCGTTCTTATGTGAAAGGAAAAGAAAAAGGCTGTGAACAAGTAGGGATTTACTCAGAGCTAATTGAACTTCCTGAAACAATTACTGAGGAACGTTTGCTTGCTGAAATCGATCGCTTAAATGGCGATGACCGTATTAATGGCATATTAGTGCAATTACCTTTACCAAAACATATTGAAGAAAAAGCTATCATTGAAAGAATTTCACCAGAAAAGGATGTAGACGGATTTCACCCAATCAGCGTGGGACGTATGATGACGGGACAAGATACATTCCTTCCATGTACACCGCATGGTATTGTAGAATTAGTAAAAGAAACAAATCTTGATATTTCTGGAAAACATGTAGTAGTAATTGGAAGAAGTAATATTGTCGGTAAACCAGTGGGGCAATTGTTTTTAAATGAAAATGCCACTGTCACATATTGTCATTCTAAGACGCAAAATATGAAAGAGTTATCGAAGTTAGCTGATATTTTAATCGTAGCTGTTGGACGACCTAAAATGATAACAGCGGATTATATTAAAGAAGGGGCGGTTGTAATTGACGTTGGTGTTAACCGTTTAGAAACAGGAAAACTTTGTGGTGATGTTGACTTTGACAACGTGTTAGATGTTGCGGGTTACATTACACCTGTGCCAAAGGGTGTTGGTCCAATGACAATCACAATGCTTCTTCATAATACTGTTGAATCTGCCAAACGTGCAGGTGTCGTTTGTAAATAA
- the ispA gene encoding (2E,6E)-farnesyl diphosphate synthase gives MTIAFDTFLKESKTFVEEKLVSYANGLQCPNVLREAMAYSLEAGGKRLRPLLLFATLQAFGKERNLGVGAACALEMIHTYSLVHDDLPCMDDDDLRRGKPTNHKVFGEAMAVLAGDGLLTYAFQVIMAYEQKEISAEKKVRLVLELAKAAGPEGMVGGQVADMEAEGKRLTIDELEYIHKHKAGKLLEFAVLAGAILSDATEEQEEKLLTFAKYIGLAFQIRDDILDVEGTEEEIGKPIGSDLSNEKSTYTTLFTVDRAKDILEETIAEAKGAISSLQLQDEYLLSICDLIAKRNN, from the coding sequence GTGACGATTGCTTTTGATACTTTTTTGAAAGAAAGTAAAACTTTCGTAGAAGAAAAACTTGTAAGCTATGCAAATGGATTACAATGTCCAAATGTACTTCGTGAAGCGATGGCATATTCTTTGGAAGCGGGTGGAAAACGTCTCCGCCCGTTACTTTTGTTTGCAACATTACAAGCGTTTGGGAAAGAAAGAAATCTTGGAGTAGGTGCAGCTTGTGCTCTTGAAATGATTCATACATATTCGTTAGTTCATGATGATTTACCTTGTATGGATGATGATGATTTAAGAAGAGGAAAGCCCACAAATCACAAGGTATTTGGTGAAGCGATGGCAGTTTTAGCAGGAGATGGCTTATTGACATACGCTTTTCAAGTTATTATGGCATATGAGCAAAAAGAAATTTCTGCTGAAAAAAAAGTAAGACTTGTACTTGAACTCGCAAAAGCAGCAGGACCAGAAGGAATGGTTGGCGGACAAGTGGCAGATATGGAAGCGGAAGGGAAACGCCTTACGATTGATGAATTGGAGTACATCCATAAACATAAGGCCGGAAAACTACTTGAATTTGCTGTACTTGCGGGTGCGATACTTTCTGATGCGACAGAAGAGCAAGAAGAAAAGTTGCTTACGTTTGCCAAATATATCGGTCTAGCTTTCCAAATTCGAGATGATATTTTAGATGTCGAAGGAACTGAAGAAGAGATTGGAAAACCGATTGGTAGCGATCTTTCTAATGAAAAGAGCACATATACGACGTTGTTTACTGTAGATAGAGCAAAGGATATTTTAGAAGAAACAATTGCAGAAGCAAAAGGTGCGATTAGCTCCTTGCAATTACAAGATGAATATTTACTATCTATTTGCGATTTGATTGCAAAACGTAATAACTAA
- the xseA gene encoding exodeoxyribonuclease VII large subunit — translation MEKQYLTVTALTRYIKTKIEYDPHLQSVWLKGEISNFKNHSRGHMYFTLKDENARIAAVMFAGHNRNIKFKPENGMKVLVKGKISVYEASGSYQIYIQDMQPDGVGNLHLAYEQLKVRLEEEGLFSQVYKKAIPPYAKTIGVITSPTGAAIRDIITTIKRRYPIGNVIVFPVLVQGESAAPSIVQAIRTANEMGEIDVLIVGRGGGSIEELWAFNEEMVARAIFKSEIPIISAVGHETDFTIADFVADLRAPTPTAAAELAAPNIIELQEKVLQRTLRLQRAMRELVHKKEEKLQVLQKSYAFRYPRQVYEQKEEQLDRALEQLVLAKERYIDKKVNQLKQLSFYLEKHHPSQKIMQTKVAVETLQKQLQREMQTLLQTKEFAFVRAAQKLEALSPLKVMMRGYGLVYDEEKQVLKSVKDVSLGDAVSVQLQDGILDCSVSGIEERELNNGK, via the coding sequence ATGGAGAAGCAATATTTAACCGTTACAGCGTTAACACGCTATATAAAAACAAAAATAGAATATGATCCGCATTTGCAGTCTGTTTGGTTAAAAGGTGAAATTTCCAACTTTAAAAATCATAGCCGTGGCCACATGTATTTTACATTGAAAGATGAAAATGCAAGAATCGCAGCGGTTATGTTTGCGGGCCATAATCGTAATATTAAATTCAAACCGGAAAATGGGATGAAGGTACTCGTGAAAGGGAAAATCTCTGTTTACGAGGCGAGTGGTTCTTATCAAATTTATATTCAAGACATGCAGCCTGACGGAGTCGGAAATTTACATTTAGCGTACGAACAGTTAAAAGTTCGTTTAGAAGAAGAAGGACTTTTTTCTCAAGTTTATAAAAAAGCGATTCCTCCTTACGCTAAAACAATAGGTGTGATTACGTCGCCAACAGGAGCAGCGATTCGTGATATTATAACAACGATTAAACGTCGTTATCCAATTGGGAATGTTATTGTATTTCCGGTACTTGTACAAGGGGAGTCAGCGGCTCCCTCGATTGTACAAGCGATTCGTACAGCGAATGAAATGGGAGAGATAGATGTACTAATCGTTGGTCGTGGTGGAGGTTCTATTGAGGAATTATGGGCTTTCAATGAGGAAATGGTTGCAAGAGCAATCTTTAAGAGTGAAATCCCTATTATTTCGGCAGTAGGCCATGAAACGGATTTTACAATCGCAGATTTTGTTGCGGATTTACGCGCGCCAACACCGACCGCAGCAGCTGAGCTGGCAGCACCTAACATTATAGAGTTACAAGAAAAGGTATTACAAAGAACTCTGAGATTGCAAAGAGCAATGAGAGAGTTAGTACATAAAAAAGAAGAAAAACTACAAGTGTTGCAAAAATCGTATGCGTTCCGTTATCCAAGACAAGTATATGAGCAAAAGGAAGAGCAATTAGATAGAGCGCTAGAACAGCTTGTTTTAGCGAAAGAGCGCTATATTGATAAAAAGGTGAATCAGTTAAAGCAACTTTCATTTTATTTAGAGAAGCACCACCCATCTCAAAAAATTATGCAAACGAAGGTAGCTGTGGAAACGTTGCAAAAGCAATTACAACGTGAAATGCAAACGTTACTTCAAACGAAAGAATTTGCCTTTGTAAGAGCTGCTCAAAAACTTGAAGCGTTAAGTCCGCTTAAAGTAATGATGAGAGGGTACGGGCTTGTATATGATGAAGAGAAGCAAGTGTTAAAAAGTGTGAAAGATGTAAGCCTTGGAGATGCTGTTTCAGTTCAATTACAAGATGGAATACTAGATTGTAGCGTATCAGGCATAGAGGAGCGTGAATTGAATAATGGAAAATAA
- the dxs gene encoding 1-deoxy-D-xylulose-5-phosphate synthase, producing the protein MDLTQIQNPSFLKDMSISELEGLSEDIRKFLIEELSQTGGHIAPNLGVVELTIALHKLFDSPQDKFLWDVGHQSYVHKILTGRAKEFGTLRQYQGLCGFPKRCESEHDVWETGHSSTSLSAAMGMALARDLKKTKEYVIPIIGDGALTGGMALEALNHIGHEKTDMIVILNDNEMSIAPNVGALHNVLGRLRTAGKYHWVKDELEYILKKIPAVGGKVAATAEKIKDSLKYLLVSGVFFEELGFTYLGPVDGHDYEKLFETLQYAKKTKGPVLVHVITKKGKGYKPAESDVIGTWHGTGPYKIESGDFVKPKEVAPAWSAVVSETVLKLARADERIVAITPAMPVGSKLEKFQKEFPDRMIDVGIAEQHATTMAAGMATQGMKPFLAIYSTFLQRAYDQVVHDICRQNLNVFIGIDRSGLVGADGETHQGVFDISFLRHLPNMVLMMPKDENEGQHLVYTAMQYEDGPIALRYARGNGLGVHMDEELKAIPIGTWETLKEGTQAAILTFGTTIPMAMEAAERLEKAGVSVKVVNARFIKPMDEAYLHDLLGKNIPILTIEEACLIGGFGTGVVEFASENGYHSALVERMGIPDRFIEHGSVTKLLEEIGLTTDAVVDRIHTMIPSKQKRA; encoded by the coding sequence GTGGATCTAACGCAAATTCAAAACCCTAGTTTTTTGAAAGATATGTCTATCAGTGAACTAGAGGGATTGAGTGAGGATATTCGTAAGTTTTTAATTGAAGAGCTCTCTCAAACAGGTGGACATATTGCACCTAATTTAGGTGTAGTAGAACTCACAATTGCTCTGCACAAATTATTTGATAGCCCGCAAGATAAATTTTTATGGGATGTAGGACATCAATCCTATGTACATAAAATTTTAACTGGACGCGCGAAAGAGTTTGGTACATTAAGGCAATATCAAGGTCTATGTGGTTTCCCGAAACGTTGTGAGAGTGAGCACGATGTATGGGAAACTGGTCATAGCTCGACTTCGTTATCGGCTGCAATGGGAATGGCTCTGGCACGTGATTTAAAGAAAACGAAAGAATATGTTATACCAATTATTGGAGATGGTGCTTTAACAGGCGGAATGGCTTTAGAAGCATTGAACCATATTGGACATGAAAAAACAGACATGATTGTTATTTTGAATGATAATGAAATGTCAATTGCACCAAACGTTGGTGCGCTTCATAATGTGCTCGGTCGTTTACGTACCGCAGGAAAATATCACTGGGTAAAAGATGAATTAGAGTATATATTAAAGAAAATCCCAGCAGTTGGCGGGAAAGTGGCTGCGACAGCAGAGAAAATAAAAGATAGTCTTAAATATTTACTAGTATCTGGTGTATTTTTCGAAGAGTTAGGCTTTACATATTTAGGTCCAGTCGATGGACATGATTATGAAAAGTTATTCGAAACGTTGCAATATGCAAAGAAAACAAAAGGCCCAGTACTCGTTCACGTTATTACGAAAAAAGGAAAAGGTTATAAACCGGCTGAGAGTGACGTTATTGGAACTTGGCATGGAACAGGACCTTATAAAATTGAATCAGGTGACTTCGTTAAGCCGAAAGAAGTTGCACCAGCATGGAGTGCTGTTGTTAGTGAAACAGTACTTAAGCTAGCGAGAGCAGATGAGCGTATCGTAGCAATTACACCTGCAATGCCTGTTGGATCAAAACTTGAGAAATTCCAAAAAGAATTCCCAGATCGTATGATTGATGTAGGTATTGCAGAACAGCATGCTACAACAATGGCAGCAGGTATGGCAACGCAAGGAATGAAGCCATTCTTAGCCATTTATTCAACATTTTTACAAAGAGCATATGACCAAGTTGTTCATGATATATGCCGCCAAAATTTAAATGTTTTCATCGGAATAGATCGTTCGGGATTAGTAGGAGCAGATGGTGAAACGCATCAAGGCGTATTTGATATCTCATTCTTACGTCACTTGCCGAATATGGTGCTTATGATGCCGAAAGATGAAAATGAAGGGCAACATTTAGTTTATACGGCGATGCAATATGAAGATGGACCAATCGCATTGCGTTATGCGCGCGGTAATGGACTTGGCGTTCATATGGATGAAGAATTAAAGGCGATTCCAATCGGTACGTGGGAGACGTTAAAAGAGGGTACACAAGCAGCTATTTTAACGTTTGGTACGACAATACCAATGGCAATGGAAGCAGCTGAGCGTCTTGAAAAAGCTGGGGTTTCAGTGAAAGTAGTGAATGCTCGCTTTATTAAACCAATGGATGAAGCATATTTACATGATCTTCTAGGAAAGAATATACCGATTTTAACGATTGAAGAAGCTTGTTTAATCGGTGGTTTTGGAACAGGAGTAGTTGAATTTGCATCTGAAAATGGTTACCATAGTGCATTAGTTGAACGAATGGGTATTCCAGATCGCTTCATAGAGCACGGGAGTGTAACAAAATTATTAGAAGAAATTGGTTTAACGACAGATGCTGTTGTAGACCGTATTCATACAATGATTCCATCAAAACAAAAAAGGGCGTAA
- a CDS encoding TlyA family rRNA (cytidine-2'-O)-methyltransferase, with protein sequence MSVKKERVDVLLVERGLIETREKAKRAIMAGLVYANEMRLDKPGEKISQDTEITVKGQVMPYVSRGGYKLEKALETFHLDLQDKVMIDIGSSTGGFTDCALQNGAKLSYALDVGYNQLAWKLRQDERVVVMERTNFRYVTPADLERGLPQFASIDVSFISLKLILPVLKTMLMPNGDVAALIKPQFEAGREQVGKKGIVRDRKVHEAVVEMIVEFALKEGYDVEGLTFSPITGGDGNIEFLIHLKWHGERENGENHSPISIEQVVTEAHEVLKQKGKGE encoded by the coding sequence ATGAGCGTAAAAAAAGAAAGAGTAGATGTACTATTAGTAGAGCGAGGACTTATAGAAACGCGTGAGAAAGCAAAGCGCGCCATTATGGCCGGACTCGTATATGCGAATGAGATGAGACTTGATAAGCCAGGAGAGAAAATCTCGCAAGATACTGAGATTACGGTGAAGGGACAAGTTATGCCGTATGTAAGTCGTGGTGGTTATAAACTTGAAAAGGCATTAGAGACATTTCATCTTGATTTACAAGATAAAGTTATGATAGATATTGGTTCATCAACTGGTGGCTTTACAGATTGCGCGCTTCAAAATGGAGCGAAATTATCTTATGCATTAGATGTAGGATACAATCAACTAGCGTGGAAATTACGTCAAGATGAGCGTGTTGTTGTAATGGAACGAACAAACTTCCGTTACGTGACACCAGCAGACTTAGAACGTGGTTTACCTCAATTTGCAAGTATTGATGTTTCATTTATATCATTAAAGCTTATACTGCCAGTTTTAAAAACAATGCTTATGCCTAACGGAGATGTAGCAGCGTTAATTAAACCGCAGTTTGAAGCTGGAAGAGAGCAAGTTGGGAAAAAAGGTATCGTTCGCGATAGAAAAGTACATGAAGCTGTTGTAGAAATGATTGTCGAGTTTGCTTTAAAAGAAGGCTATGATGTGGAAGGTTTAACATTCTCACCAATTACGGGTGGGGATGGTAATATTGAATTTTTAATTCATCTGAAATGGCATGGTGAACGTGAGAATGGCGAAAATCATTCTCCGATTTCTATAGAGCAAGTTGTTACAGAAGCGCATGAAGTTCTAAAACAAAAAGGGAAAGGGGAATAA
- the xseB gene encoding exodeoxyribonuclease VII small subunit, protein MENKLSFEEAISQLEHLVSKLEQGDVPLEEAISYFKEGMELSKLCDEKLKNVQEQMAVILGEDGELEPFTALGDEA, encoded by the coding sequence ATGGAAAATAAATTAAGCTTTGAAGAGGCAATTTCGCAACTTGAGCATCTTGTTTCTAAGCTAGAACAAGGTGACGTACCTTTAGAAGAAGCGATTTCTTATTTTAAAGAAGGTATGGAATTATCTAAGCTTTGTGATGAGAAGCTGAAGAATGTACAAGAACAAATGGCAGTTATTCTTGGGGAAGATGGAGAGCTTGAACCGTTTACTGCTTTAGGAGATGAAGCATAG
- a CDS encoding Asp23/Gls24 family envelope stress response protein, with the protein MAEHMLDMGQDTTLGKVEIAPEVIEVIAGIAAAEVEGVAAMRGNFATDVVEKLGKKNHGKGVKVELANEDIIVDLYVVMYFGVAIPVVAQKIQDNIRQALFTMTGLEPKEVNVHIVGVTFETQKTEIEPV; encoded by the coding sequence ATGGCTGAACATATGTTAGATATGGGTCAAGATACAACTCTTGGTAAAGTAGAAATTGCACCAGAAGTAATTGAAGTAATTGCAGGTATTGCAGCTGCAGAAGTAGAAGGTGTAGCGGCAATGCGCGGTAATTTTGCTACAGATGTTGTTGAGAAGTTAGGTAAGAAAAATCATGGTAAAGGTGTAAAGGTTGAATTAGCAAACGAAGATATTATCGTTGACCTTTATGTTGTAATGTATTTTGGTGTAGCAATTCCAGTTGTTGCACAAAAGATTCAAGACAATATTCGCCAAGCACTCTTTACAATGACAGGACTTGAGCCAAAAGAAGTGAATGTTCACATCGTTGGCGTAACATTCGAAACACAAAAAACAGAAATCGAACCAGTGTAA
- the spoIVB gene encoding SpoIVB peptidase has product MNKLKLEKFRKIIGLCLLVSLVFIGCFKPLRTFISSPKQLVVFEGQQSEISSLPVFKASSTNRHVFTVSSNEQKQGLMVNSHQNGEADMVFQLAGFPVKKVNVKVLKDFKVIPGGQSIGVKLNTKGVLVVGHHLIQTEKGKISPGEIAGVQIGDMITEINGKTIERMSDVAPFIHNSGETGEPLNLVLLRDGKYIRTKLTPQKDNGESSYRIGLYIRDSAAGIGTMTFVHPDSMKYGALGHVISDNDTKKPIQVEDGQIMRSTVTSIERGSHGNPGEKLARFSPDREVIGNITINSPYGIFGKLNTNMKNGIMDKAMPIALSHQVKEGPAKILTVIDQDKVEAFDIEVVSTVQQKFPATKGMVIKVTDKRLLAKTGGIVQGMSGSPIVQNGKVIGAVTHVFVNDPTSGYGVHIEWMLHQAGINIYDQEKKAS; this is encoded by the coding sequence GTGAACAAGTTGAAATTAGAAAAATTTCGAAAAATAATAGGTCTTTGTCTCCTTGTTTCTTTAGTTTTTATTGGATGTTTTAAACCGCTTCGAACGTTTATTTCATCACCGAAACAACTTGTTGTTTTTGAAGGACAACAATCAGAAATATCATCATTACCAGTTTTCAAAGCTTCATCCACAAATCGTCATGTATTTACAGTGAGTTCGAATGAACAAAAACAAGGACTTATGGTAAATTCTCATCAAAATGGTGAAGCTGATATGGTATTTCAGCTTGCTGGTTTTCCAGTGAAAAAAGTAAATGTGAAAGTGTTAAAAGATTTTAAAGTGATTCCAGGTGGACAATCAATTGGTGTGAAATTAAATACAAAAGGTGTACTTGTTGTAGGCCATCATTTAATTCAAACTGAAAAAGGTAAAATATCTCCTGGTGAAATAGCAGGTGTACAAATTGGAGATATGATTACTGAAATTAATGGTAAAACAATTGAAAGAATGAGTGATGTAGCACCGTTTATTCATAATAGTGGAGAAACAGGTGAACCGCTTAATCTTGTATTGTTAAGAGATGGAAAATATATTCGTACGAAGCTAACTCCACAAAAAGACAACGGTGAATCGTCTTATCGAATTGGCTTGTATATCCGTGATTCGGCAGCTGGAATTGGAACGATGACATTTGTTCATCCAGATTCTATGAAATATGGGGCACTTGGTCATGTTATTTCTGATAATGATACGAAAAAGCCGATTCAAGTCGAAGATGGACAAATTATGCGCTCGACAGTTACATCAATTGAAAGAGGTAGTCATGGGAATCCAGGGGAGAAATTAGCAAGATTCTCACCAGACCGTGAAGTGATTGGCAATATTACAATTAATAGTCCATATGGTATTTTTGGAAAATTAAATACGAATATGAAAAACGGTATAATGGATAAAGCGATGCCTATCGCATTATCTCATCAAGTAAAAGAAGGACCGGCAAAAATATTAACAGTTATTGATCAAGATAAAGTAGAAGCGTTTGATATTGAAGTTGTTAGTACAGTGCAACAAAAATTCCCAGCCACAAAGGGTATGGTAATAAAAGTAACAGATAAACGTCTATTAGCGAAAACGGGCGGTATCGTACAGGGAATGAGTGGAAGTCCAATTGTACAAAATGGAAAAGTAATTGGTGCTGTTACACACGTATTTGTAAATGATCCAACATCAGGATATGGTGTTCATATTGAATGGATGTTACATCAAGCTGGAATTAATATTTATGATCAAGAGAAAAAAGCGAGCTAA
- the nusB gene encoding N utilization substance protein NusB: MKRRTARERAMQALYQMDITGELEPKVAVENTLDEGEETNEFLESLVVGFVENKEAIDEAIRQNLKKWKLERISIVDRSILRVAVYEMKYMEEIPHNVTINEAIEIAKTFGDEESRRFINGVLSNIKDTL, from the coding sequence ATGAAACGTAGGACGGCTAGAGAAAGAGCAATGCAAGCATTATACCAAATGGATATTACAGGTGAATTAGAACCGAAAGTAGCAGTGGAAAACACGCTAGATGAAGGCGAAGAAACAAATGAGTTTCTAGAGTCACTTGTAGTAGGTTTTGTAGAAAATAAAGAAGCAATCGATGAAGCGATTCGTCAAAATTTAAAAAAGTGGAAGCTTGAGCGTATTAGTATTGTTGATCGCAGTATTTTACGTGTAGCTGTGTATGAAATGAAATACATGGAAGAAATTCCACACAACGTAACAATTAACGAAGCAATTGAAATTGCTAAAACATTTGGGGATGAGGAATCTCGTCGTTTTATTAACGGCGTTTTATCTAATATAAAAGATACACTGTAA